In Saccharomyces paradoxus chromosome XVI, complete sequence, the genomic stretch GAACACCTGCTACTTGGGTTCTTACGattgccttttttttataatatgcATAAATTTTCCTGCCCTAAAAGAGTGAAGAAAACCTTGACTAGCAACTTTTGGCTCCTAATATTTTAAGCTGTTTTTCAACACGCCCTAGCTAATTACAGAAAATACCCTAGTAGTAAATTTCTTACCGTATATGACATTTACACATATTAGACCAAGATCACATATTCCATATTCAACAAGTGTTCAACAGATAGAGGTGAAATTGCCGGGCCTGGAAACTATCATTTTTATAGAGAATAATGAAGTTTACCCCTAGCATAGTTATTGATGCCCCACAATATTATGTTGATCATTATAATGGCAAATATAACGTGGATAAATGTGTTATTTTAAGAGACCTGCAGCTTGAAACGGACTCAGAATCCATGCCATCTAGCTTAAAGCATTTAACCAAACCTACCCACATCTTGGATTTGACGAATAATGATCTTATCATGATTCCAGATCTATCCAGCAGGGACGATATACACACATTACTATTGGCTCGAAACAATATTGTTGACATAGATGGTCGTCTATTACCGATGAATATACAGAATCTCACATTATCAAATAATAGCATAAGAAGGTTTGAAGACCTTCAAAGGTTGCGCAGTGTACCCAAGACATTGAAGAACCTAATTTTATTAGGAAATCAAGTCTGTCATTTAGCTAATTATAGAGAACAAGTGCTTCGATTGGTACCGCATTTAGAAACTTTAGACTTCCAAAACGTATCAacagaagaaagaaagaatgcTACAATGTTTTCAAGGCAGGCGGATGGTGAAATGCTGGGCCCAGTTAGTGCTTCAACAAAGGATAACAAATCCAGAGATAAGACGATGGAAATCATGAATTTGGTGGTGAGCAAGATGACAGTGgagagaagaaatgaattgaaaaagcaatTGGCAGAAGCTACCTCGTTAGAAGAAATCGCCAGGTTGGAAAAACTACTCTCCGGTGGTGTTTGAATTCTTCGTTAGTGCAAATGTTCAATGACTTTAAAAGGAACCATAAAACTATTCTGTGCcattatataataatacataaaacgaaaacaaaaatggtgCTCTATAAAATAAGAGGATAATGACAATGTCAATGTCTTAGAAATTCaggaaaataagaaagaaagaagtgGCAAACTAATTAGCTACATCTTCCTGTTGCACCTCAGGTTCTTCACTCTGGGCGGCGCTGGATATTTCAGCCTTTTTACTCTCggcttcttcctcttccattctttttctttgcttaATCTTCTTATTGCTCTCGGGTGCATCGGTAAGACCTGGGATACCTCTAGCTGTtaagaattcaaaaatactcTTTTGCACAGCAGGTCCCGACTTCTCAGCAGTTTCTTCACCCTGTGCTCCAGTaactttattgaaactATCGATATAACTAAAGAACGCATTGAAAACATTTTCATCCACTTCTTCCTTATAGATCTTGTCGTAAATatgtttcattttgaaCTTATCTACTTCATCTTgatatttggaaaaatcgATTGCCTTGTAACCAAATTGTTCTAATCTTTTGTTGTAACCTTCGAATACTGGAGCTTCCAACAATAACCCTAACGCGGGTGCCTTTGGAATATTAATCTTCTGTTGCCCATAAGCCTGACTAATGCGTTCGACGGGGCAACCGCAACGAGTAATCAAAGTTGCCATTGATACCATCTTACGAATTTGATGTAGCATGAAAGATTGGCCGTGAATCTTGATGGAAACCCATTCTGTTTGAGCATCGCCAATTACAAATGGATCAGATACTTTTATGTCCTTCATAAACCGAATGGCACTTGGTTCTTTGAAGTCCTTACCTAGTGTGAAATTATGAAAATTATGGGCACCAAGGTATTGATTTGTAGAAGCACGGAATTTTGCCAGTTTTGCAGCAGATATACGATATCTTCTACGGTGGGCATTCTCTAATtgtttgtatttttttaccttttgaTAGAGTTCTTCATTTATATCGAATTCATCTCTTGCCGGTGGAACGTATGCTAATATAgcatcaatttcttcagctgaaaaaatttcgcTCGCATCCTTTTTAAACTCTTCCCAGAATTCCTTGGATTCTAAGTCTTCATCTAACACGCCAGGCAATTCGGCTTTACTTTCTTCGATGTCCCTATAAAGAATAGAACAAGGCTTAGGGCCAATGAGTGAATACGTTGGTAATAAGTATTCGTACCAACGTGAACTGCACATTTTTCTACAATCAAACGCCTTGTTCACACGTTCAATATCCCATACCCGTATTCCCTCTGGTAACTTTTCGTTGATCTTCTGCTTGATATCAGGATCTTCAataatcattttcaatgataTTAAGTTACCACCTGCATGAACACCTTTATCAGTTCTTGCAGCTCTCATgaacccattttttttcaaatcgtTGGAGTTATCCTTGGAAATAGCACCTGCTTCAACGAATGCCTTGAAAAGGGTAGATTCGATTGTTGGATTTGGTGGATTATATTGCATACCATGGTAGCCAGTACCACAGTAACCAACCATAACAGCCACCTTTCTCTTTGGGAGACGAGGTTCCTTAGGAAGTGGGTTGCCATTTTCATCCAAACGAGGGCCGCTTTTTGGTCTTTTGTCTACGTGTTTGTCACCAGACCCTGCttttttatccttttttttgtcgttTTCATTGTCGAAGTCTGCCTTACGAGCTTTGGTCAATTTGCTTTGAGCACCTCTTTTGTAGACATCCTCATTAACTTGGTCATCATAGCTGGGCCTCAAGTTCTCTTCAGACATCCTTGATATCACTTTTAATTGTTGTATCCAGCACGCTATTATTTTTACTACTTCTTGTATATCAAATCTCTCGAACTATAGCGATGActaaaagtgaaaaatttcaaagccaaaaagaaaaaataatttcagCGGCTAATCATTACCCGCaccaatatatatatatctttGTACggtgatgaaaatttttgaaatatgcGATGAGCTTAGAATAAAGTAAGCAATATAATATTGAGATAATTGACGGTAGAGCAATAGGATCGTATTTTAGAATTCAGGATAGTACAACATTAAGGGAAATTGTAGTCAGGTGCAATAATGAGACAGCtaacagaagaagagacTAAGATTGTCTTCGAGAAACTCGCCGGCTATATTGGTAGAAATATTTCGTTTTTAGTAGATAATAAAGAACTTCCTCATGTTTTCAGGTTACAAAAGGATAGAGTATATTACGTACCTGATCATGTTGCCAAATTGGCTACTAGTGTAGCAAGACCTAACTTGATGTCTCTAGGTATTTGTTTGGGTAAATTTACGAAGACTGGAAAATTCAGGTTACATATTACTTCTTTGACAATATTGGCTAAGCATGCGAAATATAAGATATGGATTAAACCTAATGGAGAAATGCCATTCCTATACGGTAACCATGTGTTAAAGGCACACGTAGGTAAAATGTCTGATGATATACCAGAGCACGCCGGTGTCATTGTGTTTGCTATGAATGATGTTCCATTAGGTTTCGGTGTCAGTGCGAAAAGTACTTCTGAGTCAAGAAACATGCAACCCACTGGTATAGTTGCTTTCAGACAAGCTGATATTGGTGAATATTTGAGAGACGAAGACACCTTGTTCACTTAGTGGGGAAGATTGATGATGAATCCCTGTGTACATTTCACTTACTACTTGTGTTATCTTTCACAATGTATTTTTTCTGTATAATAAAGAATCATATAATTAGCACTTAAAAGGAAAGAGTTGTTCGAGGAAACGGGAAGCTTGACTTCTCAacattctttcttttgatttagTCGAGTTTCATTTCATATACAATATTACATAACTTGACGATATTTAAGGACTACCGATAGTAAACCTTTTTATACTCTATTTACGgcctttctttttgctcTTACTCTTTTTATTAGCGGCGGGCTTCCCCTTCTTTGATATATCAAGGGCTTGTTCtgattttttgttcataGCGCCACCTTGAGTTTGCTTTGCACcctgttgttgttttttctttggtctATAAGTAGATCTGTCTCTTAATGGTAGCCACCTTTCAGGATCAGGTAATTTGGAAGCGTCACGACCTTGTAAAAATTTCTCGATGCGTTtaatctttctttttttcttcagttctaaaacttttttcttttgaactttGCTCACTGTggcatttttatttttctttgctgaaGATTCTAAGGGTTTCACACCAAGTCGAATT encodes the following:
- the LEA1 gene encoding U2 snRNP complex subunit LEA1 (Component of U2 snRNP complex~similar to YPL213W), which translates into the protein MKFTPSIVIDAPQYYVDHYNGKYNVDKCVILRDLQLETDSESMPSSLKHLTKPTHILDLTNNDLIMIPDLSSRDDIHTLLLARNNIVDIDGRLLPMNIQNLTLSNNSIRRFEDLQRLRSVPKTLKNLILLGNQVCHLANYREQVLRLVPHLETLDFQNVSTEERKNATMFSRQADGEMLGPVSASTKDNKSRDKTMEIMNLVVSKMTVERRNELKKQLAEATSLEEIARLEKLLSGGV
- the PUS1 gene encoding pseudouridine synthase PUS1 (tRNA:pseudouridine synthase~similar to YPL212C), with amino-acid sequence MSEENLRPSYDDQVNEDVYKRGAQSKLTKARKADFDNENDKKKDKKAGSGDKHVDKRPKSGPRLDENGNPLPKEPRLPKRKVAVMVGYCGTGYHGMQYNPPNPTIESTLFKAFVEAGAISKDNSNDLKKNGFMRAARTDKGVHAGGNLISLKMIIEDPDIKQKINEKLPEGIRVWDIERVNKAFDCRKMCSSRWYEYLLPTYSLIGPKPCSILYRDIEESKAELPGVLDEDLESKEFWEEFKKDASEIFSAEEIDAILAYVPPARDEFDINEELYQKVKKYKQLENAHRRRYRISAAKLAKFRASTNQYLGAHNFHNFTLGKDFKEPSAIRFMKDIKVSDPFVIGDAQTEWVSIKIHGQSFMLHQIRKMVSMATLITRCGCPVERISQAYGQQKINIPKAPALGLLLEAPVFEGYNKRLEQFGYKAIDFSKYQDEVDKFKMKHIYDKIYKEEVDENVFNAFFSYIDSFNKVTGAQGEETAEKSGPAVQKSIFEFLTARGIPGLTDAPESNKKIKQRKRMEEEEAESKKAEISSAAQSEEPEVQQEDVAN
- the NIP7 gene encoding ribosome biosynthesis protein NIP7 (Nucleolar protein required for 60S ribosome subunit biogenesis~similar to YPL211W), with the protein product MRQLTEEETKIVFEKLAGYIGRNISFLVDNKELPHVFRLQKDRVYYVPDHVAKLATSVARPNLMSLGICLGKFTKTGKFRLHITSLTILAKHAKYKIWIKPNGEMPFLYGNHVLKAHVGKMSDDIPEHAGVIVFAMNDVPLGFGVSAKSTSESRNMQPTGIVAFRQADIGEYLRDEDTLFT